CTATTTCTGAGAAGACTAAGTTTATAGAGTCTGAATGGTAGCATTTCAGGTACGCAAGGGACTATTATATAATTCACTCCTTAAGGAAGGAGTCTTTTGTTTTGTATCATTTCATATCACCCTTCTGAATTCCTGCCTCCTGGTGGCTACGTCATGGCTGAAACACACAATGTGACAGAATTCATTTTCCTGGGACTTTCTTCCAATCCAGAGGTGCAGAAAGTCTGCTTTGTGATGTTTCTGCTCCTGTACACAGCCATTGTGCTGGGGAATCTCCTCATCGTCCTCACTGTCATGAGCAGCAGAAGCCTTGGctcccccatgtacttcttcctgagCTACCTGTCCTTTGTTGAGATCTGCTACGCCTCGACGACAGTCCCCAGACTCATCTCAGATCTGCTGGCTGAGACGAAAGCCATATCTCTGTGGGGCTGCATGACACAGCTTTCCTTTCTCCACTTCTTTGCCGGCACTGAGATTTTCCTGCTcactgtgatggcctatgaccgctacgtggccatctgcaagcccctCAGCTACACCACCATCATGAACCGGCGGGTGTGTGCCTTCCTGGTGGGAGCAGCATGGGTGTGGGGCTTAGTGCATTCCTTGGCCCAAATCCTTCTCATCTTCCGCTTGCCCTTCTGTGGCCCCAATGTGATCGACCACTATTTCTGTGACGTGCTTCCCCTGCTCAAACTTGCCTGCTCTGACACCGTCCTCATTGGTCTTCTGATCGTTGCCAATGGGGGGACGCTGTCTGTGATCAGCTTTGTGGTCCTCTTAGCCTCCTATGTGGTCATCTTGCTCCATCTGAGGACTCGGAGCTCCGCGGGGCGGCGCAAGGCCCTGTCCACCTGTGGGTCCCACATCACTGTGGTCACCTTGTTCTTTGGGCCCTGCATCTTCATCTATCTGAGACCTTCTACCACCCTGTCTGTGGACAAGACGGTGGCCGTGTTCTACACGGTGATCACCCCACTGCTCAACCCTGTCATCTACTCCCTGAGAAATGCTGAAGTGAAGAAGGCCATGAAGAGGCTGTGGGTCAGAGCAATGAAACTAGAAGAGAGGTAGAGGCTGAGCCTTGGTCTTGATCCTTGGGTTTAGGTGATGCTCTGTCAAACTGAAGGGGCAGAATGAGATGAAGGACAAGTTCCCAGGACTTGTTAATTTTAGAGTTACTCTCCATCAACTTCACTATAATCAATTACCATAtattttctcttcagttcagttcagtcactcagtcgtgtccgactctttgcgattgcATGAAtctagcatgccaggccttcctgtccatcaccaactcctggagttcacccaaacccatgtccatcgagttggtgatgccatccagccatctcatcctctgtcgtccccttctcctcttgccctcaatccgtcccagcatcagagtcttttctaatgagtcaattcttcgcatcaggtggctaaagtattggagtttcagctttagcatcagtccttccaatgaacacccaagactaatctcctttaggaaggactggtttgaatctccttgcagtccaagggactctcaagagtcttctccaacaccacagttcaaaagcatcaattcttcagcactcagctttcttcacagtccagctctcacatccatacatgaccactggaaaaaccatagccttgactagacggacctttgttggcaaagtaatgtctctgcttttgaatatgctatctagtttggtcataactttccttccaaggagtaagtgtcttttaatttcgtggctgcaatcaccatctgcagagattttggagccccccaaaataaagtctgacactgtttccactg
Above is a genomic segment from Bos javanicus breed banteng chromosome 15, ARS-OSU_banteng_1.0, whole genome shotgun sequence containing:
- the LOC133227084 gene encoding olfactory receptor 4X2-like encodes the protein MAETHNVTEFIFLGLSSNPEVQKVCFVMFLLLYTAIVLGNLLIVLTVMSSRSLGSPMYFFLSYLSFVEICYASTTVPRLISDLLAETKAISLWGCMTQLSFLHFFAGTEIFLLTVMAYDRYVAICKPLSYTTIMNRRVCAFLVGAAWVWGLVHSLAQILLIFRLPFCGPNVIDHYFCDVLPLLKLACSDTVLIGLLIVANGGTLSVISFVVLLASYVVILLHLRTRSSAGRRKALSTCGSHITVVTLFFGPCIFIYLRPSTTLSVDKTVAVFYTVITPLLNPVIYSLRNAEVKKAMKRLWVRAMKLEER